One segment of Microbacterium arborescens DNA contains the following:
- the rfbA gene encoding glucose-1-phosphate thymidylyltransferase RfbA has protein sequence MRGIILAGGTGSRLHPITQGVSKQLVPVYDKPMIYYPLSTLILAGIRDILIITTPDDAPQFARLLGDGSAFGVSITYAQQPRPDGLAQAFVLGADHIGGDSVALVLGDNIFYGQGMGTRLRQYNDVRGGVVFGYWVDDPSAYGVVEFDDTGRAISLEEKPSSPRSNYAVPGLYFYDNDVVSIARDLRPSARGELEITDVNRTYLEAGRLTVEILPRGTAWLDTGTFDSLSEATEFIRTVEKRQGLSIGCPEEVAWRMGFLSDDELRERASKLAKSGYGAYLLKALAQGAGAAH, from the coding sequence ATGCGCGGCATCATTTTGGCTGGTGGTACGGGATCACGTCTGCATCCGATCACCCAGGGGGTCTCGAAGCAGCTCGTTCCGGTCTATGACAAGCCGATGATCTACTACCCGCTGTCGACGCTCATCCTCGCCGGGATCCGAGACATCCTGATCATCACCACCCCCGACGATGCGCCGCAGTTTGCCCGTTTGCTGGGGGACGGCTCGGCCTTCGGTGTGTCCATCACCTACGCCCAGCAACCGCGACCCGACGGACTGGCGCAGGCCTTCGTCCTCGGCGCGGACCACATCGGCGGTGACTCCGTCGCGCTCGTCCTGGGCGACAACATCTTCTACGGCCAGGGGATGGGCACCCGCCTTCGTCAATACAACGACGTTCGAGGAGGCGTGGTGTTCGGCTACTGGGTCGATGATCCTTCGGCTTACGGTGTCGTCGAGTTCGACGACACCGGTCGAGCGATCTCCCTCGAGGAGAAGCCGAGTTCGCCACGAAGCAACTACGCGGTGCCCGGCCTGTACTTCTACGACAACGACGTGGTGAGCATCGCTCGCGACCTCCGCCCGTCAGCGCGAGGAGAGCTGGAGATCACTGACGTGAACCGGACCTATCTTGAGGCCGGGCGTCTCACCGTCGAGATTCTCCCGCGAGGGACGGCCTGGCTCGATACCGGCACGTTCGATTCACTCAGCGAGGCCACCGAGTTCATCCGTACCGTCGAGAAGCGGCAGGGGCTCTCGATCGGTTGTCCCGAGGAAGTCGCATGGCGGATGGGGTTCCTCTCGGACGATGAACTGCGTGAACGTGCATCGAAGCTCGCGAAGAGCGGCTACGGCGCGTACCTTCTGAAAGCGCTTGCACAGGGAGCAGGTGCGGCGCATTGA
- the rfbB gene encoding dTDP-glucose 4,6-dehydratase — protein MSTLLVTGGAGFIGSNFVHHVIDHTDHTVIVLDKLTYAGNAASLAGLPDDRVRLVQGDIADAALVDELFGQVDAVVHYAAESHNDNSLHDPRPFLDTNIIGTYTLLEAARKHDKRFHHISTDEVYGDLELDDPARFTENTPYNPSSPYSSTKAGSDLLVRAWVRSFGVKATISNCSNNYGPYQHVEKFIPRQITNVLRGIRPKLYGTGENVRDWIHADDHSSAVLTILDKGVIGETYLIGADGEKDNKTVVELILALTGNPTDAYDHVTDRPGHDMRYAIDSTKLRTELGWTPRYEDFEAGLKATIDWYRDNEDWWAPAKDGVEAFYASKGQ, from the coding sequence GTGTCCACGCTTCTTGTGACCGGCGGCGCCGGGTTCATCGGTTCGAATTTCGTTCACCACGTCATCGACCACACCGACCACACGGTGATCGTGCTCGACAAGCTCACCTATGCGGGCAACGCCGCATCTCTTGCGGGCCTGCCCGACGACCGGGTGCGCCTGGTGCAGGGCGACATCGCCGACGCAGCCCTCGTGGATGAGCTGTTCGGCCAGGTCGACGCGGTCGTGCACTACGCGGCCGAGTCGCACAACGACAACTCTCTGCACGACCCGCGGCCGTTCCTCGACACGAACATCATCGGCACCTACACGCTGCTTGAGGCCGCGCGGAAGCATGACAAGCGGTTCCACCACATCTCCACCGACGAGGTGTACGGCGACCTCGAGCTCGACGACCCGGCACGGTTCACCGAGAACACCCCGTACAACCCGTCCTCTCCCTACAGCAGCACGAAGGCCGGCTCCGACCTGCTCGTACGCGCCTGGGTGCGATCGTTCGGGGTGAAGGCGACCATCAGCAACTGTTCGAACAACTACGGGCCGTACCAGCACGTCGAGAAGTTCATCCCGCGCCAGATCACCAACGTCCTCCGCGGCATCCGCCCCAAGCTCTATGGCACGGGCGAGAACGTCCGCGACTGGATCCATGCCGACGACCACTCCTCCGCCGTCCTCACCATCCTCGATAAGGGTGTCATCGGCGAGACGTATCTCATCGGCGCCGACGGCGAGAAGGACAACAAGACCGTCGTCGAGCTGATCCTCGCCCTCACCGGCAACCCGACCGACGCGTACGACCACGTCACCGACCGCCCCGGTCACGACATGCGCTACGCGATCGACTCCACGAAGCTCCGCACCGAGCTCGGCTGGACGCCCCGCTACGAGGACTTCGAAGCCGGCCTGAAGGCCACCATCGATTGGTACCGCGACAACGAGGACTGGTGGGCGCCCGCGAAAGACGGCGTCGAAGCCTTCTACGCCTCGAAGGGACAGTGA
- a CDS encoding bifunctional dTDP-4-dehydrorhamnose 3,5-epimerase family protein/NAD(P)-dependent oxidoreductase produces MAIEFGKALTVTATPIPGLVVLDLPVHGDSRGWFKENWQREKMTASGIDLPDFGPVQNNISFNDAVGTTRGIHAEPWDKYVSVATGRIFGAWVDLREGPTFGAVYTTELDPSRAIFVPRGVGNSYQTLEPDTAYTYLVNDHWSPDATYTFLNLADETAAIEWPIPLDEVEISEKDKNHPRLSDVVPMPPKRILVTGANGQLGRALRAEFGDHPWMEYASRDELDLTSPDLASARRWRDYSTIINAAAYTKVDLAETPEGRVDAWAANVTAVAALARIATANGITLVHVSSDYVFDGTKDGAYTENDPVSPLGVYGQTKAAGDAVVSVVPRHYIVRTSWVIGDGNNFVRTMASLAERGIDPKVVDDQIGRLTFTDDIARAIRHLLERDAPFGLHHVTSTGAPASWYEVAAAVFALMGHDPERVSAVTTAAYFAQVETAVSPRPANGMLREDPMLAGSDWREVLARYLRG; encoded by the coding sequence GTGGCCATCGAGTTCGGTAAGGCGCTCACGGTCACCGCGACCCCCATCCCGGGGCTCGTGGTCCTCGACCTCCCGGTGCACGGCGACTCACGCGGCTGGTTCAAGGAGAACTGGCAGCGAGAGAAGATGACCGCGTCGGGCATCGACCTGCCCGATTTCGGCCCGGTGCAGAACAACATCTCGTTCAACGACGCGGTCGGCACGACCCGCGGCATCCACGCCGAACCCTGGGATAAGTACGTCTCCGTCGCCACGGGCCGCATTTTCGGCGCCTGGGTCGACCTTCGCGAGGGGCCGACCTTCGGCGCCGTCTACACGACCGAACTCGATCCCTCGCGCGCGATCTTCGTCCCGCGCGGCGTCGGCAACTCGTATCAGACCCTCGAGCCCGACACCGCCTACACGTATCTCGTGAACGACCACTGGTCGCCCGATGCGACCTACACGTTCCTCAATCTCGCTGACGAGACCGCAGCGATCGAGTGGCCGATCCCCCTCGACGAGGTCGAGATCAGCGAGAAAGACAAGAACCACCCGCGTCTGTCCGACGTGGTTCCGATGCCGCCGAAGCGGATCCTGGTGACGGGGGCGAACGGGCAGCTCGGCCGCGCGCTCCGCGCCGAGTTCGGCGATCATCCGTGGATGGAGTACGCGAGCCGGGACGAGCTCGACCTGACGTCGCCGGATCTCGCCTCCGCGCGCCGGTGGCGCGACTACAGCACGATCATCAACGCGGCCGCGTACACCAAGGTCGACCTCGCCGAGACCCCCGAGGGCCGCGTCGACGCCTGGGCGGCGAACGTCACCGCGGTCGCCGCGCTGGCGCGCATCGCGACGGCGAACGGCATCACCCTCGTCCATGTCTCGAGCGACTACGTGTTCGACGGCACGAAGGACGGCGCGTACACCGAGAACGACCCCGTGTCGCCGCTCGGCGTGTACGGACAAACGAAGGCCGCCGGGGATGCCGTCGTGTCCGTCGTTCCCCGTCACTACATCGTTCGCACCAGCTGGGTCATCGGCGATGGCAACAACTTCGTGCGCACGATGGCCTCGCTCGCCGAGCGGGGTATCGATCCGAAGGTCGTCGACGACCAGATCGGCCGGTTGACGTTCACGGACGACATCGCCCGCGCGATACGGCACCTCCTCGAACGCGATGCACCGTTCGGGTTGCACCATGTCACCTCGACGGGAGCGCCAGCGAGCTGGTACGAAGTCGCCGCGGCGGTCTTCGCGTTGATGGGGCATGACCCCGAACGCGTCTCTGCGGTGACCACGGCCGCATACTTTGCCCAAGTCGAGACTGCCGTGTCGCCTCGACCCGCGAACGGGATGCTGCGCGAAGACCCGATGCTCGCGGGCAGCGACTGGCGAGAGGTCCTCGCGCGATACCTTCGCGGTTGA